DNA from Chitinophagales bacterium:
TCCAATGTTCTTATGCCGCCCGATGTTGGGCTTCCCTGCTTGTCCACGTATTCTTTTGCCAAAACTCCATCAGGAACGGTCCAAAATAAAATTCTACCATAGTAACCAAGTCCTCCCAACCCGTACTGTATCAAACCAGAAGCTGCATATTTTCCGTCGGGAGTAAACTTCACTGTATTATATCCATAGTCACCATCTATGTGGAGTGTTTTAATCAACTGACCATCAGAAACTCTCCAAATCTTAGTAGTCATGTTGTAGCCGCTGCCGGCGCTTGCAACAAATTGTCCATCGGGAGAAACATCAACATTGACATTGGTTCCACCGTTAAGGTATGTCCCATGGGTAAGTGTTCTGATGAGAACCCCGGTATTGTAATCCCAGAATTTCACGAGTCCATCATCACCACCGGAAATAAGATATTTTCCATCAGGAGTAAAGGCAAGACCGTCCGTTTCATACTGATGACCGGGTAGTGTTCTCAGCAAATTGAAATTATTGTCATAGATTCTGATTTCGCCATTGTTATTATAACCCGCCGGCTGCAATAACAGTTTGATCCGGAGAATATTCAATAGCATATACATTCCCTCCGGGATTGGTCAATGATTTAAGCTGCCTTCCGTCTACCGCGTATTTAAATTGTCCGGGTTTATCTGCAGAACATCCGCCATCAGGAGCACAATAAACACTTCCATTGCCAGAGATAATCGTTTGACCATCTGAAGAAACATCAACATCGTTTGTAAGCCCCATAGCTGGATTTTCAATGGAAGTTAGTAAGTCACCATCCGTTACTTGCCAAACCTTGATTTGGCCGCATAGATAAGGAAAGCAATTATCAGCAGAACCGCCTGTGACAAGACGTATGTTGTCCGGTGAAAATTTAATGGTTTGTACCTGTACGGTTTTCTGCCATAAAATATTAATATCTAACGACTGGGCAGTTACACTTTGGGCAATAAACAGCAATGAGCATATTGCCGGGATAAACCTGGAAAAATTTTTCATGGTTAAGCAATTTTCGTGAATGATTAATTTAAAATCAGTTTGTAAGCATTTGAGCAATCATATTACCACGCCATTATTCCGATGGCAATAGTTTAGAATTACAAAAATAATTAACCGCAGGCTCGAAATATCATGGAATTATAACATTTTCACTTTTAAAAAACAATCTACATTTCTTTGAAATCCGGATTAAAAATTTCTAATGGACATTCCCATATACTAAGACTTCCCCTCATCATAATTGGTTTCAAGAACTGCTTACAATCGGTAAATAACCACGCAAACCGTCCCTCCGTATAATCGCCAAATGCTTTTTCTTCAATTGATAGCTCATTTAGAAAATAATCGGAATAATTACAGTCCGGTATTTTGACAATATCTGTTACCGCAGCTTCTCCTATTATTGCGCCAAAAGGAAGCCCTGAAAAATTATTGATGTATTTGGTAAACGGATATTTATCGCAGAAGATGATGCCTGCTTTACTTTTACTTGCATGAATAAGGATTCTTCCCCGATAGGTCGTCTGCCAGCTTCTTGTTTCTATTGTTTTATGTCCTGTAACTACAAGAGTGCCCAGGGCTGCAAGAGTGATATAGCTTTCATGAGAAATAGCTGTTACGATAGGTATCAGTTGTAAATATTGAAATCGCAGTATTTACAGTTCCATTATTGAATGCGATATTTTTCTACCTTGTCGGGATAATATCGTTAACCTTTTTTCCTCTTCAAAATAAAATCAAAACCCAATAATGAAAAAACAATTACGAAGTCAGAGTAAAATTTCGAAATCGAGAACGCCACAACTTCTGCGGCTGGACATAAAGTTAGCTCCGCATTTTATCACCTTATTGATGATGATATTCAGTTTAACCTATGGACAAAGTATGGCCCAGGGAACATGGACACCAGTTACAAGCCGTGCAATAGATCCAAACGGCGGCGGCATGCTTCTGCTCTCCGATGGCACTGTGATGGCAAAGACCTTTTCAGGTGGGGATTCTTATGGAAATATTTATGATAAGCTGACACCAGACAGCCATGGCAGCTACATTAATGGTACCTGGACAAGAATGCCTGCAATGCATAACACGCGTCTTTATTTTTCGTCTCAGATACTTATGGATGGCCGGGTATATGTTGCAGGTGGTGAATATGGAAGCGGTGGATCTCTTGGTGAAACCTTTGATCCGCTCACGAATGTATGGACTATGGCACCTAATCAGGGCCAGAGGATCAGCGATGCTAATTCAGAAATTTTACCAGACGGCAAAGTACTCCAGGCTCTTGTAACCGGCAGCCTGAAAGGGACTGACATTTATGATCCGGTGACTAATAAATACAGTACTGGTCCCACCGCCCGTGGCATTCATAATGAATCCGCCTGGGTGAAGCTTCCCGATAACAGCATTTTATTTGTAGACCGTTTGAGCACCGCATCCGAAAGATATATACCTTCCTTAAATCAATGGATTGCAGATGCAACAGTGCCGGTTTCTTTGTATGACTCTTTTGGTGATGAAACAGGTGCAGCAGTTTTATTACCTGATGGCCGCGCTTTCTTTATCGGATCCAGCGGACACACTGCTTATTATTCCCCTTCCGGTACAACCAGTCCGGGAACCTGGACTGCAGGGCCAAATATTCCCAGCGGAAAAGGAACCCCTGATGCACCGGCAGCAATGATGGTAAACGGCAAAGTTCTTTGTGCGGTCTCACCTGTTCCCACATCATCCAATCATTTTCCTTCACCAACCTCTTTCTATGAGTTCGATTACATAGCTAATACGTTTACCTCTATTACCACTCCAAGAGGTGGTGCATCTATTAATGTGCCTTGTTATGT
Protein-coding regions in this window:
- a CDS encoding ASCH domain-containing protein translates to MLRFQYLQLIPIVTAISHESYITLAALGTLVVTGHKTIETRSWQTTYRGRILIHASKSKAGIIFCDKYPFTKYINNFSGLPFGAIIGEAAVTDIVKIPDCNYSDYFLNELSIEEKAFGDYTEGRFAWLFTDCKQFLKPIMMRGSLSIWECPLEIFNPDFKEM
- a CDS encoding T9SS type A sorting domain-containing protein, translating into MKKQLRSQSKISKSRTPQLLRLDIKLAPHFITLLMMIFSLTYGQSMAQGTWTPVTSRAIDPNGGGMLLLSDGTVMAKTFSGGDSYGNIYDKLTPDSHGSYINGTWTRMPAMHNTRLYFSSQILMDGRVYVAGGEYGSGGSLGETFDPLTNVWTMAPNQGQRISDANSEILPDGKVLQALVTGSLKGTDIYDPVTNKYSTGPTARGIHNESAWVKLPDNSILFVDRLSTASERYIPSLNQWIADATVPVSLYDSFGDETGAAVLLPDGRAFFIGSSGHTAYYSPSGTTSPGTWTAGPNIPSGKGTPDAPAAMMVNGKVLCAVSPVPTSSNHFPSPTSFYEFDYIANTFTSITTPRGGASINVPCYVTGMLDLPDGSVLFAMQDSTRYYVYSPDGIPTASGKPVINTINQQDCGAEYTLTGTLFNGISEGAYYGDDWQMASNYPIIRLTSGTNIYYARTYNWNSTGVQRGSAADTAKFTLPVNLPQATYSMVVTSNGFSSDAVSFTVQPGPDAKITPLGSLDICGTGSVILEANSGDGYTYQWLKRGNPISGATDRAYTATTKGFYKVVVTNSNGCSKTSNGTKVINSCMQSAKLDLTEADLTIFPNPAETKANVHFTISNSSHVLLRIFDMSGKKVFTILNQNLAEGEYSLDLNASQFTKGVYLVNLITDSATQNQKLIIQ